From Thunnus maccoyii chromosome 21, fThuMac1.1, whole genome shotgun sequence, the proteins below share one genomic window:
- the LOC121888073 gene encoding inositol monophosphatase 1-like, whose amino-acid sequence MSDPWQKAYDIAVQVARKAGAEIRKAGESEIRVMTKSSTVDLVTKTDERVEKIIIGALKAEFGEGTHCFIGEESVAKGEPCILTDKPTWIIDPVDGTTNFVHGFPFVAVSIAFAVNKELEFGVVYSCLEDKMYKARKGKGAFCDDEPIQVSDVKDIHKSIIISEHGTDRSKEKVTKIFSTMQRILCIPVHGLRGSGTAATNMCLVASGAVEAFFEIGIHCWDIAAGAVIVKEAGGILLDVDGGPFDLMSRRMVSANSDVIANRIIKEIEIFPSERDDAPIKKK is encoded by the exons ATGAGTGACCCATGGCAGAAGGCATATGACATTGCCGTTCAAGTGGCAAGAAAAGCTGGAGCG gaAATTAGGAAAGCTGGAGAGAGTGAAATAAGGGTCATGACAAAGAGCTCCACTGTAGACCTTGTCACAAAGACTGACGAGAGAGTGGAGAAAATTATCATCGGGGCCCTTAAAGCTGAATTTGGAGAAGGCACACACTG CTTCATTGGAGAGGAGTCAGTCGCAAAGGGGGAGCCATGTATCTTAACGGACAAACCTACATGGATCATAGACCCGGTGGATGGCACCACAAACTTTGTACATGG attcCCATTCGTGGCTGTGTCAATTGCCTTTGCTGTCAATAAGGAG TTGGAGTTTGGTGTGGTATACAGCTGCTTGGAAGACAAGATGTATAAAGCAAGGAAGGGGAAGGGAGCTTTCTGCGATGACGAACCAATTCAGGTGTCGGATGTAAAAG ATATCCATAAGTCCATCATCATCTCTGAGCATGGAACTGACAGGTCCAAAGAAAAAGTAACCAAGATCTTCTCCACCATGCAGAGGATCCTCTGCATCCCAGTGCATGG GCTCCGCGGGTCAGGAACAGCTGCCACTAACATGTGCCTGGTGGCATCAGGGGCAGTGGAGGCCTTCTTTGAGATTGGGATCCACTGCTGGGACATTGCTGCTGGAGCGGTAATAGTAAAAGAAGCCGGAGGGATACTACTGGATGTTGATG GGGGACCATTCGATTTGATGTCTCGAAGGATGGTTTCTGCAAACAGCGATGTTATTGCTAATCGTATCATTAAGGAAATCGAAATATTCCCTTCGGAGAGGGACGATGCTCCAATAAAGAAGAAGTGA